A single Leptolyngbya subtilissima AS-A7 DNA region contains:
- a CDS encoding cation:proton antiporter: MTAEPNFVLDLTLALGCSAIGGYIAHRLKQPALLGYLVTGLIIGPFGLGLQTDVEQIEALAEVGIAFLLFALGVEFSLTELKRVKDIALKGSFLQMGLTTLLVCSVSLLSGTANSPLQGVFLGLVLSLSSTAVVLKTLTDRGETATVHGQVMLGLLISQDIALGLMLAVLPVLNQPDALGPALAIAALKFGLFLAGAIALGRWVVPQLIQHIAATESSELFLLTVVALCLSVAWITSFLGLSIAMGAFVAGLMISEIDYADQALGKILPLRDTFACLFFASIGMLIDPHLIVSDLGRILELVALIMVGKALIILPIVLGFGYSLKTAVRASFGLNQIGEFSFVLALMGLELGLINEERYSLLLGTIAISLMLTPLWINLAPKVADWLHNLPVLKDFLNQAEDPKLLSVPGDIHDHVIVAGYGRVGEVLVNVLLSRGYSVLVVDNSETAIQRLRNRHAPLVQIPFVYGDADSELVLEKTSLETAKALAITLPDPTTTRLVLQRALLRAPELDIIARSHNNEEIDVLTQLGAREVVQPEFEAALELGSHVLNTLGEQSIEIQSVLDWIRQDRYRSIRPAVQVGEGYRNTAKERKQKSEKVERSAS, translated from the coding sequence ATGACCGCTGAACCGAACTTTGTCCTCGATTTAACCTTGGCCCTGGGGTGCTCTGCTATCGGCGGCTACATCGCCCATCGTCTAAAGCAGCCGGCGCTGCTGGGCTACCTTGTTACTGGGCTGATCATCGGCCCCTTTGGTCTTGGGCTACAGACCGATGTAGAGCAAATTGAGGCCTTGGCGGAAGTGGGCATTGCCTTTTTGCTGTTTGCTCTGGGTGTGGAGTTTTCGCTGACCGAGCTGAAGCGGGTGAAGGATATCGCCCTCAAGGGCAGCTTTTTGCAGATGGGGCTGACCACGCTGCTGGTGTGCTCGGTATCGCTGCTGTCGGGCACAGCCAATTCGCCCCTCCAGGGCGTTTTTTTGGGGCTGGTGCTGTCGCTGTCATCGACGGCGGTAGTGCTCAAAACCCTCACTGATCGCGGTGAAACTGCTACCGTCCACGGCCAGGTGATGCTGGGTTTGCTGATCTCCCAAGACATTGCCCTGGGGCTGATGCTGGCGGTGCTGCCGGTGCTTAACCAGCCCGACGCTCTGGGGCCAGCGCTGGCGATCGCGGCGCTCAAGTTTGGGCTGTTTTTGGCAGGGGCGATCGCCTTGGGCCGCTGGGTAGTGCCCCAGTTGATCCAGCACATTGCTGCCACCGAGAGCAGCGAGCTGTTTTTGCTCACCGTGGTCGCCCTTTGCCTGAGCGTTGCTTGGATTACCTCCTTCCTGGGCCTCTCCATCGCCATGGGAGCCTTCGTCGCTGGCCTGATGATTTCTGAAATTGACTACGCCGACCAGGCCTTGGGCAAGATCTTGCCCCTGCGCGACACCTTTGCCTGCCTGTTCTTTGCCTCCATTGGCATGCTGATCGATCCTCACCTGATCGTCAGCGATCTGGGCCGCATTCTAGAGCTGGTGGCGCTGATCATGGTGGGCAAGGCGCTGATTATTTTGCCAATTGTGCTGGGGTTTGGTTATTCGCTCAAAACGGCGGTAAGGGCCAGCTTTGGGCTCAACCAAATCGGTGAATTTTCCTTTGTGCTGGCGCTGATGGGGCTAGAGCTGGGGTTGATCAACGAGGAGCGCTACTCCTTGCTGCTGGGCACGATCGCCATTTCTCTCATGCTCACCCCCCTGTGGATTAACCTAGCCCCCAAGGTGGCCGACTGGCTGCACAACCTGCCGGTGCTCAAAGACTTTCTCAACCAGGCCGAAGACCCAAAGCTGCTGTCGGTGCCCGGCGACATTCACGACCATGTGATTGTGGCGGGCTATGGCCGGGTAGGCGAGGTGTTGGTCAATGTGCTGCTCAGCCGGGGCTACTCGGTGCTGGTGGTCGACAATAGCGAAACCGCGATTCAGCGCCTGCGCAACCGCCACGCGCCCCTGGTGCAAATTCCCTTTGTGTACGGTGACGCCGACAGCGAGTTGGTGCTCGAGAAAACTTCTCTCGAAACCGCCAAGGCCCTGGCTATTACCCTGCCTGACCCGACAACCACCCGCCTGGTGCTGCAACGGGCACTGCTGAGAGCACCCGAGCTGGATATCATTGCGCGATCGCATAACAACGAAGAGATCGACGTGCTCACCCAGCTGGGAGCCAGGGAGGTGGTGCAGCCCGAGTTTGAGGCGGCTCTAGAGCTGGGCTCTCACGTGCTTAATACCTTGGGTGAACAGTCAATTGAAATTCAGTCGGTGCTGGACTGGATTCGCCAGGATCGCTACCGCAGCATTCGCCCGGCGGTTCAGGTGGGCGAGGGGTATAGAAATACAGCAAAAGAACGAAAACAGAAGAGCGAAAAAGTTGAAAGAAGTGCTTCATAA
- a CDS encoding fumarate reductase/succinate dehydrogenase flavoprotein subunit, with translation MLDPRIPAGSLNQKWSDFKDHCRLVSPKNKAKHTILVVGTGLAGASAAATLAELGYNVKSFCIQDSPRRAHSIAAQGGINATKNYPNDGDSVWRLFYDTIKGGDYRSREANVHRLAEISSGIIDQCVAQGVPFAREYGGLLDNRSFGGAQVSRTFYAKGQTGQQLLLGAYSAMMRMVQAGKIEVYARREMLELVVADGKARGIVVRNLVTGELERYAGDAVLLCTGGYGNVYYLSTNAKNSNVTAAWRCHRRGAYFANPCYTQIHPTCIPVSGDYQSKLTLMSEGLRNDGRVWVPLKPGDTRHPDDIPDAERDYYLETRYPAFGNLVPRDVASRNAKAMTDEGRGVGDTGLAVYLDFRDAIAHQGRDTIAARYGNLFDMYQRISGENPYETPMRIYPAVHYTMGGLWVDYHLMSTIPGLFVLGEANFSDHGANRLGASALMQGLADGYFVIPYTLGDYIAGQSLPTVTTDDDAFGEAEASAKARITKLLSIGGSKTVMEFHRELGCIVWDYVGMARNREGLESAIAQLQDLRAEYWQNLKIPGEANTLNKNLEFAGRVADFIDLAELMARDALQREESCGGHFREEYQTPDGEAKRDDEHFAFVAAWEYAGEGRSPQLHRETLEFENVQLTQRSYK, from the coding sequence ATGCTTGACCCCCGCATTCCTGCTGGCTCGCTAAATCAGAAATGGAGCGACTTTAAAGACCACTGCCGTCTGGTCAGCCCCAAAAACAAGGCTAAGCACACCATTCTGGTGGTGGGCACCGGGCTAGCGGGGGCTTCGGCGGCGGCCACCTTGGCAGAGCTAGGCTACAACGTCAAAAGCTTCTGCATTCAAGACTCACCTCGGCGCGCCCACAGCATTGCCGCCCAGGGAGGCATCAACGCAACGAAGAATTACCCCAACGATGGCGACAGCGTGTGGCGGCTGTTCTACGACACCATCAAAGGTGGCGATTATCGCTCCCGCGAGGCGAATGTGCATCGCCTCGCCGAGATCAGCAGCGGCATTATCGACCAGTGCGTGGCCCAGGGCGTACCCTTCGCGCGGGAATACGGCGGGCTGCTCGACAACCGATCCTTTGGCGGTGCCCAGGTATCGCGCACCTTCTACGCAAAAGGTCAGACGGGGCAGCAATTACTCCTCGGGGCCTACAGCGCCATGATGCGCATGGTGCAGGCCGGCAAAATCGAGGTGTATGCTCGCCGCGAAATGCTGGAACTGGTGGTGGCTGACGGCAAGGCACGGGGCATTGTGGTGCGCAACCTAGTCACAGGGGAGCTAGAGCGCTACGCCGGGGATGCGGTGCTGCTCTGCACTGGGGGCTACGGCAATGTCTATTACCTCTCGACCAATGCCAAGAACTCTAACGTGACGGCGGCCTGGCGCTGCCATCGGCGGGGGGCCTACTTTGCCAACCCCTGCTACACCCAGATTCACCCCACCTGCATTCCGGTGTCGGGCGATTATCAATCGAAACTTACGCTGATGAGCGAGGGCCTGCGCAACGACGGGCGGGTGTGGGTGCCGCTAAAACCTGGGGATACTCGCCATCCCGACGACATTCCCGACGCGGAGCGCGACTATTACTTAGAAACTCGCTACCCTGCCTTTGGCAACTTAGTGCCTCGGGATGTGGCCTCGCGCAATGCCAAGGCCATGACCGATGAGGGGCGCGGCGTAGGCGATACGGGACTGGCGGTGTACTTAGATTTTCGGGATGCGATCGCTCATCAAGGCCGCGACACCATCGCCGCCCGCTACGGCAACCTGTTCGATATGTACCAGCGCATCTCGGGCGAGAACCCCTACGAAACGCCGATGCGCATCTACCCCGCTGTGCACTACACCATGGGCGGGCTGTGGGTTGACTACCACCTGATGAGCACCATCCCCGGTTTGTTTGTGCTAGGCGAGGCGAATTTTTCTGACCACGGCGCTAACCGATTGGGGGCCAGCGCGCTGATGCAGGGCTTGGCGGATGGCTACTTTGTGATTCCCTACACACTGGGCGACTACATTGCAGGGCAGTCTTTGCCCACTGTAACCACCGACGACGATGCCTTTGGAGAAGCCGAGGCCAGCGCCAAGGCCCGCATTACCAAACTGCTGAGCATTGGCGGCAGCAAGACGGTGATGGAGTTTCACCGCGAGCTGGGTTGCATTGTGTGGGACTACGTGGGCATGGCGCGGAATCGGGAGGGCTTGGAGAGTGCGATCGCCCAGCTTCAAGACCTGCGAGCCGAGTATTGGCAAAACCTCAAAATTCCTGGGGAGGCCAACACCCTAAACAAAAATCTGGAGTTTGCCGGACGCGTCGCTGACTTTATTGACTTAGCAGAGCTCATGGCCCGCGATGCTCTTCAACGGGAAGAATCTTGCGGAGGGCACTTTCGCGAAGAGTACCAAACCCCCGATGGTGAGGCCAAGCGCGACGACGAGCATTTTGCCTTTGTGGCAGCGTGGGAATATGCGGGGGAAGGGCGATCGCCCCAGCTGCACCGCGAAACTCTCGAATTTGAGAATGTGCAGCTCACTCAGCGCAGCTACAAGTAG
- a CDS encoding red chlorophyll catabolite reductase, protein MTSQVDLSHATLFAQLQSILSELQGEVTRQIAAFPQPNQPLQSFQSPDGNVTGSLLTFTGEELDWLVYSWFNAAQMKFGTTRLTLWLSPLIQVPHLAFEFGTKPDLFFYIDYIPRVDLWTDLSYTEQYYEPLNATYTALRENPNLSLFVSKALYIRQLQSPTPLCFTCPTTQDSLALIERTAQEMCSRWLTWVKQAEPVPVEHQAALAKRDLLMRKTVAERDPGNAVATQIFGAELADQLIRALWSKDYE, encoded by the coding sequence ATGACTTCTCAAGTTGACCTAAGCCATGCCACCTTATTTGCACAGCTGCAAAGCATTTTGAGTGAGTTGCAAGGAGAAGTAACCCGACAAATTGCGGCTTTTCCTCAGCCAAACCAACCGCTTCAAAGCTTTCAGAGCCCTGATGGCAACGTGACAGGCTCGCTTCTGACTTTTACTGGAGAAGAGCTAGATTGGCTGGTCTATTCGTGGTTTAATGCCGCTCAAATGAAATTTGGCACTACGCGCTTGACTCTTTGGCTAAGTCCACTGATTCAAGTGCCTCACTTAGCCTTTGAATTTGGCACAAAGCCCGACCTCTTCTTCTACATTGACTACATACCTAGAGTCGATTTGTGGACTGACTTAAGCTATACAGAACAATACTATGAGCCTTTGAATGCCACTTACACGGCGTTGCGGGAGAATCCTAATCTGTCTTTGTTTGTAAGCAAGGCGCTATACATTAGGCAGTTGCAGTCCCCAACGCCGCTTTGCTTTACCTGCCCTACGACCCAAGACTCTCTTGCATTGATTGAACGTACTGCCCAAGAGATGTGTTCTCGCTGGCTCACCTGGGTGAAGCAGGCAGAACCTGTCCCCGTAGAGCACCAAGCTGCGTTGGCAAAACGAGATCTACTGATGCGAAAAACTGTGGCCGAGCGAGATCCAGGCAATGCTGTAGCCACGCAAATTTTTGGGGCAGAGCTGGCAGATCAGTTGATCCGCGCGTTGTGGAGCAAGGACTATGAGTAA
- a CDS encoding NmrA family NAD(P)-binding protein: MSNSEAAIGKVLLIGVTGGTGSNAVKGLLEQKVTDLRAITRKIDLERPSLSKLHNSGVELVEADLDDESSLKAAFADVSAVYCHATAPDSAKPDPQEVARAQRIAQAAKQANVSHIVYNSAGGADRKSGIAHIEQKYRVEQIFKQANLPTTMLRACLFMEEFWKQYTRPSILKGSFPFAVQPDRPLHLITTKDMGRVAAYVMKHRSEYVGKDIELAGDVLTPKQMTAAFANAQGSTVVYKEVPLWIFLLLFRKSLFDLIQWYRKQGYQADVSALREEFPGLLTTFADFLAETSWANPELTYQDL, from the coding sequence ATGAGTAACTCAGAAGCAGCGATCGGCAAAGTGCTACTCATTGGTGTGACTGGGGGCACGGGCAGCAATGCTGTCAAAGGATTGCTCGAACAAAAGGTAACCGACCTTCGTGCCATTACTCGCAAAATCGACCTTGAGCGTCCTTCCCTATCTAAATTACACAACAGCGGTGTTGAGCTAGTTGAAGCCGATCTTGATGACGAGTCTTCATTGAAAGCAGCTTTCGCAGATGTTTCAGCCGTCTATTGTCACGCAACTGCTCCAGATTCTGCTAAACCTGACCCCCAGGAAGTGGCAAGGGCACAGCGAATTGCCCAAGCTGCTAAGCAAGCCAATGTCAGCCATATTGTCTATAACTCTGCGGGAGGCGCCGATCGCAAGTCTGGCATTGCTCACATTGAGCAAAAATATCGAGTAGAGCAAATTTTCAAGCAGGCAAATTTGCCTACAACTATGTTGCGCGCCTGCTTATTTATGGAGGAGTTTTGGAAGCAATACACTCGCCCGTCTATTCTTAAAGGGTCTTTTCCTTTTGCAGTTCAACCCGATAGGCCGCTTCATTTAATTACGACAAAAGACATGGGGCGAGTGGCCGCATACGTGATGAAGCACCGCTCTGAGTATGTCGGCAAAGACATCGAGCTGGCCGGAGACGTGTTGACCCCCAAACAAATGACGGCGGCATTTGCTAACGCACAGGGAAGCACTGTGGTTTACAAAGAAGTACCTCTCTGGATTTTTTTGCTTTTGTTTCGCAAGTCGCTGTTCGATTTGATTCAGTGGTATCGCAAGCAGGGTTATCAAGCAGATGTTTCTGCTCTAAGAGAGGAATTTCCTGGGCTGCTTACCACTTTTGCTGATTTTTTGGCAGAAACCAGTTGGGCAAACCCAGAGTTGACTTACCAAGATTTATAA
- a CDS encoding GFA family protein, whose translation MSNTLVASLSGWPLALFQLPQHYGALFYAAAIFPQDAVAIAGETRDYKGRFFCPRCGSSVFARPADKIEVHLGSLAAPDQLMPTYENWIIRRESWLPPLPLAKRYERDRHATSRVEE comes from the coding sequence ATGTCCAACACTTTGGTTGCGTCCCTATCGGGTTGGCCTTTAGCCCTGTTTCAACTGCCGCAACACTATGGAGCCCTCTTCTACGCTGCCGCGATCTTCCCTCAAGATGCCGTAGCGATCGCTGGCGAAACCCGCGACTACAAAGGGCGGTTTTTCTGCCCTCGCTGCGGCTCATCCGTTTTTGCACGCCCCGCAGACAAAATCGAAGTACACCTAGGCTCCCTAGCTGCCCCTGACCAATTGATGCCAACCTACGAAAACTGGATCATTCGTCGTGAGTCATGGTTGCCGCCGCTTCCACTAGCAAAACGGTACGAGCGCGATCGCCACGCCACAAGTCGCGTTGAAGAGTAG
- a CDS encoding glutathione S-transferase family protein: protein MGNRSSQMVPTITAFEQSPDRGQGLARDMPVRWALEEVGQPYDVRLVSFSAMKEATHRALHPFGQIPTYEEGELALFESGAIVLHIAERHVGLLPQDANARARAITWMFAAIATVEPPIVQREAAMYLERDKTWYEERLPLVEDRIRSRLDDLSRRLGNADWLDDVFSAGDLLMVQVLRRLGGSGILEQYPTLASYVVRGEARPAFKRAFDAQLAVFTGQATG, encoded by the coding sequence ATGGGCAACCGGAGTTCTCAAATGGTCCCTACCATCACCGCCTTTGAACAGTCGCCCGATCGTGGCCAGGGACTAGCACGTGACATGCCCGTGCGCTGGGCACTTGAGGAAGTAGGCCAGCCCTATGATGTTCGTCTTGTTTCATTCAGCGCGATGAAAGAAGCTACCCACCGTGCGCTGCATCCTTTTGGGCAAATACCGACCTATGAAGAAGGCGAGCTCGCCTTATTCGAGTCGGGGGCGATCGTGCTCCACATTGCCGAGCGCCATGTGGGTCTTCTGCCACAAGATGCCAATGCTCGGGCGCGCGCCATCACCTGGATGTTTGCAGCGATCGCCACAGTAGAGCCGCCCATCGTGCAGCGCGAAGCCGCGATGTACTTAGAGCGCGACAAGACCTGGTACGAAGAGCGTCTGCCCCTCGTCGAGGATCGCATCCGCAGCCGGTTAGATGACCTTTCCAGGCGGCTTGGCAATGCTGATTGGCTCGACGATGTTTTCAGCGCCGGTGACCTGCTGATGGTGCAGGTGCTGCGCAGACTGGGCGGCTCAGGTATTTTGGAGCAATATCCGACCCTCGCTTCCTACGTCGTTCGTGGCGAAGCGCGACCCGCATTCAAACGTGCTTTTGACGCCCAATTAGCAGTTTTCACTGGGCAAGCAACCGGCTGA
- a CDS encoding SDR family NAD(P)-dependent oxidoreductase, translating to MTTALITGASAGIGAAFAQQLAAHQTDLVLVARSQDKLQELADSLRHQHQIQVDIIVQDLTAPNATETIFQTVQQLGRSIDLLVNNAGVGDYGDFTESDRDLQLKMVQLNIATIVDLSHRFLPGMRQRRTGGIINMSSVAAFQSMPYFSIYAATKAFTLSFSEALWAENRSYDVHVLAVCPGPAGIKFFKEAGFPSSLINVAEKIDTPVKTVVQDALNAFEKREPIVIPGSLINPILATLPRFVPREWVSSFWKLILGHDFDK from the coding sequence ATGACGACAGCCTTGATCACCGGAGCCTCTGCTGGCATTGGTGCAGCATTTGCCCAACAATTAGCAGCGCACCAAACCGATCTTGTGCTGGTCGCTCGTTCCCAGGACAAGTTACAGGAACTTGCTGATTCTCTCAGGCATCAACATCAAATTCAAGTAGACATTATCGTCCAAGATTTGACAGCACCGAACGCAACAGAAACTATCTTTCAAACTGTGCAGCAGCTTGGGCGATCGATCGACCTATTGGTCAACAATGCTGGAGTTGGAGATTACGGTGATTTCACCGAAAGCGATCGAGACCTTCAGCTTAAAATGGTGCAGCTTAATATTGCAACAATTGTGGATTTGAGCCATCGTTTCTTACCTGGAATGCGACAGCGTCGAACTGGAGGGATAATTAATATGTCCTCAGTGGCTGCGTTTCAGTCTATGCCCTACTTCTCGATCTACGCGGCAACAAAAGCATTTACTCTCAGCTTTAGCGAAGCATTGTGGGCCGAGAATCGCAGCTATGACGTGCATGTACTAGCTGTTTGTCCAGGACCAGCTGGCATTAAGTTCTTCAAAGAAGCGGGATTTCCGTCGTCCCTGATTAACGTCGCCGAAAAAATCGATACGCCGGTCAAGACTGTTGTACAAGATGCCCTCAATGCATTTGAGAAACGAGAGCCGATCGTGATTCCTGGCAGTCTAATTAACCCTATTCTGGCTACGCTGCCTCGGTTTGTGCCGCGAGAGTGGGTTTCTAGCTTCTGGAAGTTGATATTAGGACATGATTTTGACAAATGA
- a CDS encoding VanW family protein gives MKEWKRSLRISLKHARSLLHGYPFFYAHQQAPHQSDLYPHLWCDSVTAIPDRGSPEIRKNRVSNLQLAASKIHQLQLNPGQIFSFCNRVGDPTLSNGFKAGPVFVRGQVQTGVGGGLCLIATNLFHTFLVSGCQILERHCHSIDAYGGDRFYQLGQDAAVSYGYKDLIVRNHSAVALQLRLQVLPEAGQVISSLWGQSPSPWKVKVDSVVLQELSSPTTDISGWVVETRRSVRDRTDNSKARTGSKTITEDRSWRQDYCTISVYQPCTDSSFETTDQLDQIA, from the coding sequence TTGAAAGAATGGAAACGATCTCTGCGTATTAGCCTCAAGCATGCTAGGAGCCTGCTTCATGGCTACCCCTTTTTTTATGCTCATCAACAAGCTCCCCATCAATCAGATCTTTATCCTCATTTATGGTGTGATTCTGTCACTGCTATTCCAGATCGTGGCAGTCCAGAAATTCGGAAGAATCGTGTCTCAAATTTGCAGCTAGCTGCAAGCAAAATTCACCAGCTTCAACTTAACCCTGGGCAAATCTTCAGCTTCTGTAATCGTGTAGGCGACCCAACCCTGAGTAATGGGTTTAAGGCAGGCCCTGTGTTTGTGCGCGGTCAAGTGCAAACGGGGGTTGGTGGCGGATTGTGCTTAATTGCTACTAACCTATTTCATACATTTTTGGTCTCAGGCTGCCAGATTCTAGAGCGACATTGCCATAGCATCGACGCTTACGGAGGCGATCGCTTTTATCAGCTTGGTCAAGATGCTGCAGTCTCCTATGGCTATAAAGATTTGATCGTCCGGAATCACAGTGCTGTAGCACTACAGTTGCGCTTACAAGTACTGCCGGAAGCAGGTCAGGTAATCTCTAGTTTATGGGGTCAATCTCCTTCCCCCTGGAAGGTTAAAGTTGACTCTGTGGTTTTGCAGGAGTTATCGTCTCCAACAACTGACATTTCTGGCTGGGTCGTTGAAACTCGACGCTCTGTGCGCGATCGCACAGACAATTCAAAAGCAAGAACTGGATCGAAAACCATAACTGAAGACCGTTCATGGCGACAGGATTACTGCACCATTAGTGTTTATCAACCCTGTACTGACAGCAGTTTTGAGACTACCGATCAGCTCGATCAGATAGCATGA
- a CDS encoding SAM-dependent methyltransferase: protein MSTDTQTEYITALINLHCGRDRKGPGDSDFSRHILSHLSTLPSKPRIADLGCGSGAGALLLAQHYQSTVMAVDSSSVFIDELATRAKQLGLEHLIIPIQGDMAQLDWSAGSVDLLWSEGAIYHIGFEQGLKLWRPLLTNSGIAVISEMSWFIDNAPDPVSAYWQNAYPMMGAEAENIARASRSGFSVLSTHRLPSQAWWVNYYEPLRERIQQIKITAITQSVIRETEEEMRLFEKFSDSYGYTFYVLQAA from the coding sequence ATGAGTACAGACACTCAAACTGAGTACATCACCGCTTTGATTAATTTACACTGTGGACGCGATCGTAAAGGGCCGGGTGACTCTGACTTCTCGCGCCACATTTTGAGCCATCTTTCTACTTTGCCGAGCAAGCCGCGAATTGCCGATCTCGGATGTGGAAGCGGTGCTGGTGCGTTGCTGCTTGCACAACACTACCAAAGCACGGTCATGGCAGTTGATTCTTCTTCGGTTTTTATCGACGAATTGGCAACGCGTGCAAAACAGCTTGGTCTTGAGCATTTAATCATTCCGATTCAGGGTGATATGGCTCAACTTGATTGGTCAGCGGGTTCAGTTGACCTGCTTTGGTCTGAGGGAGCGATTTATCATATTGGGTTTGAGCAGGGTCTTAAACTGTGGCGACCGCTTCTTACTAACAGCGGTATTGCCGTTATATCTGAGATGAGTTGGTTTATTGATAATGCGCCAGATCCTGTGAGCGCGTATTGGCAAAATGCCTATCCGATGATGGGGGCTGAAGCTGAGAATATCGCTCGGGCAAGTCGGTCTGGCTTTAGCGTACTCTCTACGCATCGGCTGCCGAGTCAGGCTTGGTGGGTCAATTACTATGAACCGCTTCGTGAGCGAATACAGCAGATCAAAATTACCGCAATTACTCAATCCGTTATTCGTGAAACTGAAGAAGAGATGCGACTGTTTGAAAAATTCAGCGACTCTTATGGTTATACGTTCTACGTTCTGCAAGCAGCTTAG
- a CDS encoding succinate dehydrogenase cytochrome b subunit, protein MTNTLKAPQQKPESSTTGASPLLTFYRSSIGKKLITGFTGLALVTFVLVHMAGNLLLFVGRDAYNAYALLVSNFHVVYYTFELALAAIVVLHAWVGIEIFWRRRQARPEGYSTYESAGGSSYQTLSSRTMIITGLALAVFLVIHLRTFRFGTYYPTELGGDTVRDLARLVVEKFQELPYVVGYTVILVLLASHLRHGFWSALQSMGLLDKGMRPLAYGTSAVVGIGIAAGFLLLPWAIYLGLVS, encoded by the coding sequence ATGACCAACACCCTCAAAGCTCCTCAACAAAAGCCTGAATCTTCTACCACTGGGGCGTCGCCCCTGCTGACGTTCTATCGCTCGTCAATCGGCAAAAAGCTGATCACCGGTTTCACTGGGCTGGCGCTAGTCACCTTTGTGCTGGTGCACATGGCTGGCAATCTGCTGCTGTTTGTCGGTCGCGATGCCTACAATGCCTATGCTCTGCTGGTGAGCAACTTTCATGTTGTCTACTACACCTTTGAGCTGGCGCTAGCGGCGATCGTGGTGCTCCACGCCTGGGTTGGCATTGAGATTTTTTGGCGCAGGCGGCAGGCGCGGCCCGAGGGCTATAGCACCTACGAGTCGGCGGGCGGCTCTAGCTACCAAACCCTCAGCTCGCGCACGATGATCATCACCGGCCTGGCGCTGGCGGTGTTTTTGGTCATTCACCTGCGGACGTTTAGGTTTGGCACTTACTACCCCACCGAGTTGGGCGGCGACACTGTGCGCGATCTGGCCCGGCTGGTGGTTGAAAAATTTCAGGAGCTGCCCTACGTGGTGGGCTATACGGTCATTTTGGTGCTGCTGGCCTCTCACCTGCGCCACGGGTTTTGGAGCGCGCTGCAATCGATGGGGCTATTAGATAAAGGGATGCGGCCCTTGGCCTATGGCACGAGTGCGGTGGTGGGCATTGGCATTGCGGCAGGCTTTTTGCTGCTGCCCTGGGCGATCTATTTGGGTCTTGTGAGCTAA
- a CDS encoding SirB1 family protein, producing MTHSALSRERLYQELQRPTAQVSLARAALYIAQEDYPHLVVDDYLAMLDRMAETLRQRLPQDRYPLKIIGAINDYLFSELNFSGNSVDYYDPRNSFLNDVLERRVGIPITLSLVYLELADRIGFPMAGVSMPGHFLIRPTVNEMDVFVDPFNRGEIMFEQDCRERLKQMFGDPTQLEPQHLVPITPATFLVRILTNLKLIYLQNRDVPKALDAINRILLIAPEAVGEWRDRGLIHYQQGLLDQARLDLERYLHQHPNAGDAFEIRRVIEQIERVQDEP from the coding sequence ATGACCCATTCTGCATTGTCCCGAGAGCGCCTCTACCAAGAATTGCAACGGCCAACAGCTCAGGTGAGCTTGGCCCGAGCGGCGCTGTATATTGCCCAAGAAGACTACCCTCATCTGGTGGTGGATGACTATCTGGCAATGCTCGATCGCATGGCCGAAACCCTGCGCCAGCGATTACCGCAGGATCGTTACCCTCTCAAAATCATTGGCGCGATCAACGACTATCTGTTTAGCGAGCTCAACTTTAGCGGCAACAGCGTTGACTACTACGACCCGCGCAACAGCTTTCTCAACGACGTCCTTGAGCGACGGGTGGGTATTCCAATTACGCTGTCGCTGGTGTATTTAGAACTAGCCGATCGCATTGGCTTCCCGATGGCGGGGGTGAGCATGCCGGGGCATTTCTTGATTCGCCCTACCGTGAACGAAATGGATGTTTTTGTCGATCCATTTAATCGGGGCGAAATTATGTTTGAGCAAGACTGCCGCGAGCGGCTCAAGCAGATGTTTGGTGACCCTACCCAGCTAGAGCCCCAGCACCTGGTCCCGATTACCCCGGCCACCTTTCTGGTGCGCATTCTGACTAACCTGAAGCTGATTTATCTGCAAAATAGAGATGTACCCAAGGCGCTAGATGCCATCAACCGCATCTTGCTGATCGCCCCTGAGGCGGTGGGCGAATGGCGCGATCGCGGCCTGATTCACTATCAGCAGGGGTTGCTCGATCAGGCTCGGCTTGACCTAGAGCGCTACCTTCACCAGCACCCCAACGCCGGCGATGCCTTTGAAATTCGCCGGGTGATTGAGCAAATCGAGCGCGTGCAAGACGAACCATGA